The segment GACTGGACAGACAACCTTCTTCATTTGAAGAAGGTCCCTCTTTGTCTACCCTTCATTTAAGTCCGGCATTCAATTATAAATCCATTTAGATAATCCAAAAAAGTAAAGAAGTGCAGAGGTGAAAAAATGAATATTTCCGATCTTGAAGGTAAGACCATGGCGGAGCTTTTAAAAGTGGCCCGCGGGCTTGAGGTTTCCGGATACTCTAAGCTGCGTAAAAAAGAACTGATTTTTGAAATCCTTAAAGCCAAGACTGAAAAGGATGGGCATCTATTTGCTCAGGGGGTACTGGAGATACTTCCGGATGGATATGGTTTTTTACGTCCGTTCGCATACCTGCCCAGCAATGATGATATTTATGTATCCCCGTCTCAGATAAGACGTTTTGACCTGCGTACCGGGGATTTGGTAGCAGGCCAGGTGCGTCCGCCCAAGGATATGGAACGCTATTTTGCTCTGCTCAGGGTGGAAACTGTCAATAATCTGGACCCGGAATTGTCTCAGGAGAGATTGCATTTTGATGGGCTGACGCCCATTTATCCCTTGGAGCGGCTGACTCTGGAAACGGAAAAAACAGGAATAGCTACCCGCATTATTGATTTAATTGCTCCCTTGGGCAAAGGGCAAAGGGGACTAATTGTATCTCCGCCCAAGGCGGGAAAAACCACACTGTTGAAAAGGATTGCAAACAGCATTACCGCCAATTCACCGGATACAGAGTTATTGGTGCTGTTGATTGATGAGCGCCCGGAAGAGGTTACGGATATGCAGCGTTCGGTGGCTGGCGAGGTAGTCAGTTCGACCTTTGATGAACCGCCGGAAAATCATGTTAAGGTGGCGGACATGGTGCTGGAGCGCGCTAAGCGCCTGGTTGAGCACAAGAAAGATGTCATCATCCTGATGGACAGCATTACCCGTCTGGCACGGGCTCATAACTTAGTGGTGCCCCCCAGTGGGCGGACATTGTCAGGCGGGGTGGACCCCTCTGCGCTGCATAAGCCAAAACGGTTTTTTGGTGCGGCCAGGAATATCGAAGAAGGGGGCAGCTTGACTATCTTGGCTACTGCCCTGGTAGAGACCGGCAGCCGCATGGATGATGTCATTTTCGAGGAGTTTAAAGGCACCGGTAATATGGAACTTATACTTGACCGCCGCTTGGCGGAAAGAAGGGTGTTCCCGGCTATAGATGTTAAACGATCAGGTACCCGAAAGGAAGAGCTGCTGTTAAATAAAGAGGAACTGGAGCTCACCTGGAAGTTTAGGCATACTACCAATAATAAGGCGCCTCATGAAGTGACGGAAATGCTGATTGATGCTCTAAAGAAAACCAGCAGAAATGCCGACCTTTTACGGGTGCTGCCCCAGCTGTTTCCGTAAAAAAAGGCATTAATCAGCGAGAAATAGTTATTGCCCTCCTTTGCGAGGGCAATTTCGGTATAAAATAAAGGTGGTTCGGCAAAAATAATTGCTGTATCAAGCGTGCAGAAAATATTTCCATAAGGAGGAACTTTAGCATGCGTAGAAAAGTGAT is part of the Metallumcola ferriviriculae genome and harbors:
- the rho gene encoding transcription termination factor Rho, translating into MNISDLEGKTMAELLKVARGLEVSGYSKLRKKELIFEILKAKTEKDGHLFAQGVLEILPDGYGFLRPFAYLPSNDDIYVSPSQIRRFDLRTGDLVAGQVRPPKDMERYFALLRVETVNNLDPELSQERLHFDGLTPIYPLERLTLETEKTGIATRIIDLIAPLGKGQRGLIVSPPKAGKTTLLKRIANSITANSPDTELLVLLIDERPEEVTDMQRSVAGEVVSSTFDEPPENHVKVADMVLERAKRLVEHKKDVIILMDSITRLARAHNLVVPPSGRTLSGGVDPSALHKPKRFFGAARNIEEGGSLTILATALVETGSRMDDVIFEEFKGTGNMELILDRRLAERRVFPAIDVKRSGTRKEELLLNKEELELTWKFRHTTNNKAPHEVTEMLIDALKKTSRNADLLRVLPQLFP